In a single window of the Longimicrobiales bacterium genome:
- the larE gene encoding ATP-dependent sacrificial sulfur transferase LarE gives MEELTNETGSRYQRLQQILRELGSVCVGYSGGVDSVFLSVAAVQTLGPERVLAVTGRSASVPGLQLDVARQCAREFGVPHVEIDTDELDDPNYAANPSNRCYFCKSELWSQLRAVADEHGIAAVVDGANADDASDYRPGAQAALENSVRSPMQEAGLTKRDIRMLSHMLGLPTWDQPAAPCLASRLPYGLAVTRERLSMVERAEENLRSLGLREFRVRHHGDAARLELIPQDIERAAAEAGKWAAAVRAAGFTRVLLDVHGYRRGALNEVLPLVQLGRA, from the coding sequence ATGGAAGAGCTCACGAACGAAACCGGGTCGCGCTACCAGCGGCTCCAGCAGATCCTCCGCGAGCTGGGGTCGGTCTGCGTCGGCTACTCGGGTGGTGTGGACTCGGTGTTCCTTTCGGTCGCAGCAGTGCAGACGCTGGGGCCGGAGCGAGTTTTGGCCGTTACCGGGCGCAGCGCATCCGTGCCGGGGCTCCAGCTCGACGTCGCCCGGCAGTGCGCCCGCGAGTTCGGGGTGCCGCACGTCGAGATCGACACGGACGAGCTGGACGATCCGAACTACGCTGCGAACCCATCAAACCGCTGCTACTTCTGCAAGAGCGAGCTGTGGAGTCAGCTGCGCGCGGTTGCGGACGAGCACGGCATCGCGGCGGTCGTCGATGGCGCGAACGCGGATGATGCGAGTGACTACCGGCCGGGCGCGCAGGCGGCACTCGAGAACAGCGTGCGCTCGCCGATGCAGGAGGCCGGTCTCACCAAGCGCGACATCCGGATGCTCTCCCACATGCTCGGCCTCCCCACATGGGATCAGCCCGCCGCCCCGTGTCTCGCGTCGCGCCTGCCGTACGGCCTGGCGGTCACCCGTGAGCGCCTTTCCATGGTGGAACGCGCCGAAGAGAACCTGCGCTCGCTGGGACTGCGCGAATTCCGGGTGCGGCATCATGGTGATGCCGCCCGCCTGGAGCTGATCCCCCAGGACATCGAGCGGGCGGCGGCGGAAGCGGGGAAGTGGGCGGCGGCCGTGCGAGCGGCCGGCTTCACGCGCGTGCTGCTCGACGTGCACGGCTACCGCCGCGGTGCGCTGAACGAGGTGCTTCCGCTGGTGCAGCTCGGGCGCGCATGA